gttttaaattttataacttaatgggccctttttaaaaatagtgagtaggaacaatttatgaaaagtccattgtttccatatatacattaactaatataaaagatcttattgcttaaccctaaccatcgttttcttctccttcttctcacacccatggtcggcacacccataattgatattctttgttttgtaaaatctcgggtaagtcaaaatctcttatctaccatcttcattttttttattaatgcaaaaaactttgttagtataattgttttatatctcttgatttagtatatctatgatgtgggttttgtaaatggtgttttttatcgagttccagggaagtaaaaactaggtttaacattctaacatattttttgtttcattgctaataagccccaaaacaaatgaaaacaagaaaaatgaattatttttaaaaattttgtctaattgagaatgagagatacactagtttgtagtaatttttcacatgaaatagtattttattgaagacttgactatatttgatacttttttccaccgtgctaggagctttttggtgaagtctaacaatagagattgacatctactacaagatgatactcaattaatccaaaagcacttaagttatttagggttttctttggttaacctaagaaaacattctcactttctttgtattgagtcacctaaatagaatagaatattgggtatcagagtcgtaaagggtattataaatatgactttttttttttagagtcacctacatggaatgaattattggtaggtgaacaaaatattggagtgattgtaatagttgaattagtaaatggaagataagtgtatgttgctttgtttattctataaaaacaataattttagtagttgaaatttacatgttttgttgttttataaaaacaataattttagtatttgaaattttaaaatgtgaatgaaatgcctgaaaatatgttttgaaaaataggatagtaataaatggaaaataactcatttcctaaaaatattttgataaattaaaataatatgtggttaaaatatatttttgtgaaggtatttaaaaatgaatcaaaatattaataattgttattttgtttgaaaataatttaggaatataaaataatattggggataatttttgagtttaaattgggttataaatggttaatttttttaggactgtcctttttgaaaataatccaatgataatttttttaaataagaatgttgaaaataattttaaaaataaaattttgttggtaatgatttttctaaaagtattttaggcataaatggaaatttcttgtatgaaaataagagaatttatatatatatatatatataatagacataaaaatagacttctttgatatttaataaacaagtgaatttttctctaaaaaaagaataaaataagaatttctctatataataaaataatttatatatgagatagttttcaataagaaagttttgaaaataaatttgggataaaatattttttagtaagttttgtttagataattcaagaataaagtggtttattaacttttcttaaaaaataacattcttctttcttttttgaattgatcaatttttttagaaataaaattgttagattctattttttgtaaatgtttaagaaattctaaaaaattctttaaaaatgaaatgacctttctaccacattccttgtaataaataattgtttttttattatacatattgtaaagtaaaaaaaaaaaagtctttgtttagttaacctaagaagacattcctacttttctttgcgttgagagtcacctaaatggaataaaatattcaatatcataggagagtaaaaagtattatagaaatgattttgttgagagagttatctaaatggaatgagatattggtaggtgaataaaatattatggtgattgtaatagttgacttagtgagtggaggagaagtgtatgcttctttgtttattctataaaaacaataattttagtagttgaaaacgtgtatgaaatgactgaaaatattttttgaaaaataagaaaataataaatggataatagctcatttcctaaaaatcttttgataaattaaaataacttgcagttaaaatatattcttatgaaagtatttaaaaatgaaccaatatattaataatttttattttgtttaaaaataatttaatagtaaaaaaataatactgagttcaaatatgactactttgttatgagattcattaaagaaataattgttgattttacagttattgcatcaaaggttttactcatttaatgaattgtacataatttcatactttcaattattgtgatattaatgttattctcatttgatttcagtttgatgacaaataaaacatattctcaagtagaatttgatgaaattagagaaaaatagattacttttgtgttataactaatcatgaatcatattgatgtattgtgatcattcatggtaattcccttagttgttatatgattgaattttccattgatattgtataacattacttattctttacgaactatttttataccaaaatgagaaaaaggaaaaagaaaaagaaaacattagtacttagatttgtttattgtttatagcatcacatttttattttcaataagaactctaaaactcattaaactatgaaatgcaggtatacactcttgggaggacaatatgaagaataaaaagaaaggagaaagaggcaacaagatttaggtttttagatatgactcttatgtcatacattataggacataaatgttactttatttggaattgagaattttgggtttttggatgcaactcttgtgtcattttatggttagccggttttatgcatatgaaatgcaagtatacatgaatgttgggaagcttaacatttctaaatcatgttttaatgtgtattcacttttcttttttagttttggtgggtttgatgtgtttgatgtactatcattttgtgaacatttgatatacaaatattattggatgatgtaatatgttacaaattaattcataagcattatgaaaatataagttaaatgtaatatgattattatatttatggacaatttacataggttagtcttatttattaataagcattacacaaatctacaaactaatcaacagaaaacaaccatatcttctataatcatttacaataatgtgacaccataaattaaaggtgatacatttaacgtgacaccataactcaaagatgatgcatttaatatgacaccttatatatctcatacaactctatatcaaattaagcattactaaaaatatatggtgtctcttctgaatgtgtcaccatttatctactttggtgtcgcttccaagtacgtcaccaattgataccctctatggtgtcagtggataaggtgacgctatgttgtagtgacaccctatgtttatagtgacttattataaatgtcaccatatatctttttccttgtagttaACATATTTAGAGATTTaggatataaaattttttatattcctaaaacacaagattttttattttataaattttattatatttttaatatttttaaatttttatgtcaaaatCAGAAttgatgattatgattttaattttttgtttatagaTTTAACTTGACAgcaatttaaacttttttttgggttacaatatttaatatttttaattaaaaaatataaaaacttgtttgtggttttaacatttaatattttgctttgttaaaatttgaaattgtttatttatataaaataaaaataaaatatatttttcattaaaaaaatatatttaatcatttatattattttctcttaattttgttaaaaaataaaaattttgttgcgCGTCCATCAACATAACTCTTGAAAAAGAGAATATCagacttttaaaatatatatatcactcttttatgaaaaaaaaaaaaaaaaaagtaacacaGACATGTATTAAGAGCATCACTATAATGGAAATGATATATCATTATTCTTTggtttattttaagatattcaaaaaaaatttaaaaaaattaatataaataattaaatattttaatgaaaaatatatgttatttttattttatataataaaaaattaaaaattttaacaaatcaAAATAGTAGAACCATAACCaagtttttatcttctttaattaaaattattaaacatttttatcaagaaaaaaaaaagttaaaaccacCACAAATTTACATGTCTTTaagtaaaaagttaaatttatttattatgtatttatttttattttattttttcttattaatgatttattatatgttattattattattttatatttaaagtattcataaataattaaaataaaaaaatgaaaaagtagaaaataaaataaaattaaaaatattttatgagaatGTGTTAGTGTCGTAttataaaatagagaaaaaaaataaaaataatgttgcATGTTGATGATCACATGTCAAGTTTAAAAACACTAATAAACatgattagaaaaaataaaatcatatgatATGATTGATTATCACATGtcaattttcttataaaaaaaaaaacaataatgagTCTTTTCAATTATCAtgtcaatttaaaatttaaaaaaggaaaattatggTAGTTGACAGCGGAAAAGATAAAATGTGAAGGATAATgttgaaattttgtttgaattattCTTAGTGTATGCTTTTCATGTtactttttaaaagttattaaaaaatttatatttttgtttgttagTGAACGTATACACtattgcccttttttttttatatatatatttgaaaaatcaatctAATATGAATCATGTTGAGGCTTGAGTACAAGGGATGGGCTGTGACACGCTTGCACCTTGAAagttacaaatttaaaataaaataatatgattgcTTTCAAAGAAAGTTATAATAAGTAAAagatataagtaaaataatacaatattttgtaaaattaaaaaataataggatatataccttaaaataattttctttcattttaagtttaagTACTTGAGgtattttatttaatacaatttaaaatattaaggtaCTTATATTTATccatgatttaatttgataatactaaaaataaaataaatattattatttttaaattctttacatattttaaatgtttataattatttttaatgttataatatataaattatatatttataatatcattgATTGAATCACGATTTAATCATCGATCCAATCATTAAACTATGTAACTCAATTAactatataattataaaatattgaaaaagccaaactctacaaaaaaaaattaagattaagaTTAATGGTTATAGCCTAGGTGAGGACTTTACTTTTTGTTGGTGTTGCTATACGTATATGGTTACAAgtaaatatgtaaatatattcGTATTGTTGTACGTATATGATTACAAGTAAAAACGTAAATATATCCTACGTGCCACTCAAACTCCAATGGGTTTTCCTAAATGGAAGGGTCTCGGTGTATTGCCCACACGTTAACAAAGATTCGAACCCCCTTTGGAATGGTATAACCTCCAACAACGCATGTTTCACTTGGGTAATGCGGAACCATTAGAGGGAGCATTGGGTGCAACCGCATAGCCTCTTTCATCACTGCAGATAAATATGGTAATTTATAAATGTGAGACTCTTCTACTATGCTATCCTTGCCAACTACCACGTCTAATTCTTGCTGTGCCTTCTTCATCACTTCTGGTTTGTTCATCATGTCAGCAATGGCAAATTTAAGTGTATTAGATGTGCTGTCAGTTCCGCCCACCACCATGCCCTGTGCGTCTGTGACAACAATGATGATCAAAATGTGATAAGAGTAATGccatattgtttttaatatatcctatttaataattcaaaaggTAGATGAAAGTGGGAAAGTGGTACCGTGAGCAAGGCCTTGACATGGGCCATTTTTAACGGCGTCTTGGAATCTCCTTCATCCTTGAGATTCAAGAGAAACTGCAGAAATCCTTCCCTGCTTTGCCTTCTATGCTCCCACCTTCTTTATCCATCTTCACCCTTTGTGCAATTATTGGATCGAACACCCCATCAAGCTTCGTAGCCAATGCAAAACTTTCACTTTGACAATTACTTGGGACATTTTAGAATCACCCATGAACACTTTTTCCTCTCTTTCCTTTGTAATGGTATAAGAAGTGAATGCACATATGTTTCCACATATGTGCCTTGTAGCTCTAATTAAAGTCTACACACCCAGTCCTTTACACTAGTGACCATGctgttgaattttgacttagtatttgctggaatttgaattttgaatattgcagctggagtcttgcacaaaatctgcaatatctagatattttcttatttttatttggtcaagatttggtttctattttataggaagtagttgttcatcatctagtagcttgattttctgctattctaatgtcatttaagtTACAAGTTCATATATAAATTCAgcactcttcatcaataaaattagagCTCTGGcagcccaaaaatatatattttgtataagtatttaatcttataccaacaaagtggtatcagagccatagtTATCTTGAGGGGCCAGTGAGGTGAGTGAACCCAAACACCTTCTAAAATCATTTAGCAATGGAAGAGTCAAGTCTCACAGTTGCACCATCAGTTCTTGATGGAGACAATTATGAAACTTGGGCTATTAGAATGACAGTTCATCTACAAGCACTTGATGTTTGGGAAGcagtggaagaaaattatgaagttcCTCCCCTAGGAGCCAATCCAACTCTGactcaaatgaagttgcatAAAGAAAGAAGGACAAGAAAGGCTAAAGCGAAAGCTTGCTTGTTTGCTGCAGTTTCACcatcaattttcatcaaaatcatgaaaattgattcagCTGCAGAAATTTGGGAGTATCTCAAGGAGGAATACAAAGGAGATGAAAGAATCAAGAACATGCAGGTGATGAACTTGATtcaagaatttgaaatgaagaaaatgagggagtCTGATGCTGTTAAAGACTATGTTGCACAACTTCTTTCAATAGCAGACAAAGTTAGGCtgcttggaaaagaattttccaATGAGAAGATTGTTCAAAAGATATTGGTTACACTTCCTGAGAAATATGAAGCTACAATTTCCTCTTTGGAGAATTCAAAAGATCTGTCAACTATTAGCTTGACAGAATTATTACATTCCTTGGAGGCTGTGGAACAAAGAAGACTCATGAGAAACTAGTGCAGCAGTTGACTATTGCCAGGAGGAGCAATTGTTTGCAGCAACGTGTTTTGCTAATAAAAGCACCTCTAAAAGTTGGCTTGTGGATAGTGGTTGTACAAACCACATGACAAATAATCAAGATCTTTTTAGAGAACTTGATAGAACAATTATTTCCAAAGTCAGAATTGGAAATGGTGAGTATATTCCAGTGAAAGGCAAAGGAACGGTTGCTATCGAAAGCCAAACAGGTTTGAAactcatttatgatgttttgtttgtgccTGACATTGACCAAAACTTACTCAGTGTTGGACAGCTCGTTGagaaagaatttaaagtttattttgaagataggaattgcattatcaaggatgctgaaggcaaagaggtgttcaacataaaaatgaagggcAAGAGTTTTGCCTTGAATTTACTGGAAGATGAGCATACTGCTATTTTACAACAAGATAGCACAACAATGTTTTGGGACAGAAGGGTCGAGCACTTTCATCATGATGATGTGCTctacatgaagaaaaatcaaatagctGAAGGACTTCCTGACTTAGAAAAAGATCTTCCTATATGTGCTACTTGTCAATATGGGAAGCAAACTAAACTTCCCTTTCCAAAGAAAatatcctggagagcaacccaAAAACTGCAACTGGTGCATACTGATGTTGGTGGATCTCAAAAAATGCCATCCTTGAAATGGAATGCAAACAATGTTTGGTGGATCTCAAAAAATGCCATCCTTGAAATGGAATGCAAACAATTTTGGGCTAAAACTGCAAGTAGAGCAGTATATTTTCTGAACATATTGCCAACAAAAGTGTTAAAGAAGCAGACCCCTTTCGAAGTTTGGTTTGAGTGTCTACGTGCAAGACTTGGAGTTTGCATCTACGaagtcaaggaggagtgttgaattttgacttagtatttgctggaatttgaattttgaatattgcagctggagtcttgcacaaaatctacaacatctagatattttcttatttttatttggtcaagatttggtttctattttataggaagtagttgttcatcatctagtagcttgattttctgctattctaatgtcatttaagttacaagttcatgtataaattcagcactcttcatcaataaaattagagCTCCGGcagcccaaaaatatatattttgtataagtatttaatCTTATACCAACACATGCTCATCTTAAAGAATACTATAACAGCAATCACCTTTGTTTCTGTCAAGTTTGCTCTAAGGTTAGATTTTTCATATCTCTTCTTATAGCAACACTATGCTATATGATAGTCCAACTTACCACAAACAAAGTCATTACCCACCTTTTTTATAGTTTGGTTCTAAACCTTATTCGTTGTGTTGGGTTTGGTCTTAGAGTTTCGCTTTTTGGATCTAGGTTTTCTTCTACCACAAGAGTTTTTGAGGATAGTTCTTTGGCTTTTTCTACTTTGCCCCTATTTATGTTCTATTCCTTAatctaaatataaattatgagaTCTTATAgggatatttatttttttttatgcttcatGTCATTTTTGTAGTCTTTCTAGGAATCTCTGGTGGCATCTTAATCAAGTACCCAACCACAAAAGATTCAAGTAGTTTTATGTAGTCATTAGTTAAGTCTTTAATTAGCAAGTAATAGTCATAAATTTGAGATGATACATCTTTATCCTTGATTATTtagaattttctaaaattctttatGACATATTACTGAGCTCCTAAATCTTCCTAAACTTATTGTTTATTCATAGCATCCCAAATGTCTTTGACCATCTTGTATTGATAGAAGACATTAAATAGCTCATTTGAAGAGTATGCTAAGGATGACAATATCTAACTTATTTTCAATTTCCCAGGTAggcaaaatttcataattatcCTCAAATTTTGGGTCAGTCAAAACATGTTCCAAGATCACAATATCAATTGCAAAAAATACCCTTTCTTACTATCTCATAAAGAATATCCTACTAAAAGGATCAATCTTATAGGTATCATGAAGAGTGTGAACTAAGGAAGTGTACATAAATTGACTCTACTTTAAGATTATTGGTTCATGAATGTCTAAAACTTGAAACTCATAGAAAGTTAACCGAGCCCAAAACACAATAAATAGGAGACTTAAGGGGATTGAGTTGGAATAGTGGTTAAGTCACATGACATAGTATTATCCTTAAAGTATATTCACCTCCTCAATGTATCAACTTCGATGCAGTGGAGAATCAATGTCCTACCTCTAGGATTCAATAGTCAAAGACCTCACCTTAGTTGCACTTTGTTGGCAAGGTATAATACAACTTAGAACACTTATTCAAATTTCCTCCTATTGAAATAAAAGGGGTTGCAATAAGATTGCAACACAGAATTGAATGATAATAGTAGAATCAGATAAAAGAATACTTGATGCAACAATGGTAGACAGGGATGCTTAGTTATTAGTTACAACAACTGTTCGGCTATTAGCTATAAGGAATGAGCACAAGGTGGTGAGGAATGCTAGGTATAGGTAAGGAGCATAGGGGTGGTAAGGAATGCTAGGTGCAAGGAAGGAGCACAAAAAAGAAAGCTAGAAAGAGATCgcaaagagagaaagagaaattgTAGAGAATACATGAATAAGATATTTTGATGGGAGGACCAACTTATTGGTAGATACTCTCCTAGAGGGTCAAAACAATAATAAAGGTGGAacaatcataataaaaaataaataaataaataaatagggtTGTAAATAGGTTTAAATagtataaaataagtaaatggaagttaaatcaattaatttcaCACGTTACAAACATCTACTTGATGCAAAAagttgaatgaaaaaactacaaTGAAAGAGTGAAGATTTGgtctaaaactaaataaatgaaatttagttttcactttgcaaaaaattattagacACACGTTAAAGTTTTCCATATTATAACATCTTAAATCCAAAAGGGCTTAAACCTCTCAATTCCAAATGGGCTTAAAAGTGTGTTTGAGAATAATGGttgaaagtgtttctaatatttctaataattaaaaaataaaaatttttaaatattagagaTGATAGAAATACTTTCTAGAATTACTATCGaacacaatttaaaaaataaaaatttttaaatattaaaaattataaaaacacttcttaaaatcattatcaaacacattttaaacCTGGAGCGTGGATTCTTTCTTCCTCCCACGAGTCTAAGAAACTAAGGGAATTGAAAACAATATAAACCCAAAAAGTCATTCCTTGCCAAGGGATCGAagtttttttcaatcaaatacACACTCACACACTCACTCAAGTACACAGCCTTCCAACACAAAGCA
This DNA window, taken from Vitis vinifera cultivar Pinot Noir 40024 chromosome 2, ASM3070453v1, encodes the following:
- the LOC104878447 gene encoding uncharacterized protein LOC104878447, which encodes MEESSLTVAPSVLDGDNYETWAIRMTVHLQALDVWEAVEENYEVPPLGANPTLTQMKLHKERRTRKAKAKACLFAAVSPSIFIKIMKIDSAAEIWEYLKEEYKGDERIKNMQVMNLIQEFEMKKMRESDAVKDYVAQLLSIADKVRLLGKEFSNEKIVQKILVTLPEKYEATISSLENSKDLSTISLTELLHSLEAVEQRRLMRN